CCCAAGAATACAAGTATGGTTAGATTTCGCGCTAAAAGTCGACCTAAAATCGAATACTCACTTGATATATTGAGAAAGTGTCTAGATAGTCTTGGAAGGATCGCCGTGATAATTTACCTGTAATGATTTAATACTCATACAATCGTTATTTAAGGTGAAGATGCAGACCGATCGTCGAAACAGCCATGTTATCAATTTTGCACTCTTAAGTTTTAAGGATAAAGACAATTGCCACGGCCCCACCAACCCGACGACGCATCTCCGTTCCGGCCAACTTGAGTTCGGTCTGGAGAACGGAGTAAACAACAATACCAAACAGACATTCGCTGAAGCTTACCAACCATGGCTGACGCTCAATTTGACAGTGCGCTGTAAGTACGCCTTCTGTACGAATGCATATATTTGCAATATGCGTGCTACACACCTCTCGACATACgaaaaccaaaccaaccccGTACCCCACGTTAGGCCGAGAGCTGACCGTAATTGCAAACAGCGACCTCCTGCGGCGCTTGAACCCTCGGGACACCAAGAAGAACCTTCAAGCGATTACATCTATTGTCCCTGACCTCACCGAAGACCTCCTTTCCTCCGTCGACCAGCCCCTCGAGGTCCGCCGGTGCTCTAAGACCAAGCGTGACTACCTACTCTGCGATTACAATCGGGATGGCGATAGCTACCGCTCCCCTTGGAGCAACGAGTTCGACCCTCCGTTGGATGACGGAACTGTCCCTAGCGAGAGAGTGAGAAAGCTCGAAGTGGCGGCTAATGAGGCTTTCGACGTCTACCGGGAGCTGTACTACGAGGGTGGTGTAGGCAGCGTTTACTTCTGGGATTTGGACGATGGTTTTGCCGGAGTCATACTTTTGAAGAAGGGTGGGTGATTGAATTCAATACTTGAGAAGAGAGTGAAATTGTGTTGGTGGATCCCGTACTGATGCATCTCAGGGGTAACGCCGGGTGCGAAGAGCTCGGGAGAATGGGACAGCATCCACGTGTTTGAAGCTACCGATCGGGCTCGTATGTCCCACTACAAGCTGACGAGCACTGTTATCCTCCATCTGGCCAACGAGACTGAATCCCTGGGCGAAATGGATCTGAGCGGTAACATGACCAGGCAAGTGGAGGTGGACTTGCCCGTTGAGTCCGATGCAAGCCACGTTGCCAATGTTGGTCGACTTGTTGAGGATATGGagctgaagatgagaaacctGCTGCGTATGTTGCACAGTTCTTGACTTTAAATCGTACATGTTGTACGTCTCTGAATGGCATACTAACTTGGTTGTGTGTATAGAGGAGGTCTACTTCGGTAAAGCGAAGGATGTCGTGGGCGAACTCCGGAGTAAGCCTCCCTTATCTACCCCATGTCCTAGCCATGTACTAATATTCCACAGGTCTGGCTTCCTTGTCGGAAGCAAGCAAGGAGCGCGCTACTCAGCGGGAGATGATTATGTCCATGCACAGGTAGTCACTGGTGACTGCCAACGCTATCTAGCTACTGCAGTGGTCGCGGTAGTAGTATGTTGTGTATCTTCGATTTCGCGCCTTCCAATATTCCACTTCTAGCCTATTGTATGTAGATTCGAGCTAAGGTTCCTGGAGATCTAAGACTCACATTATTTCGACAATGCTAGCTTACCGAGAGTAGCAAACTCGTAACAAAAGTACAAATTGTGGGATCAAAATTATACCGTAGAACCTACTTTGGATCCTTGCGCAAGAGCTTAAGAATGAAAATCGACAAAATCTCTGATTCAGTAGCTTTGGGTATCATAAATGCCTAGACTCGCTGTGAGTCTTTGGCAAGACAACAAAAAGAGAGGTAAAGGCGAGACTAGGAATACCCGATGGGATGGGCAGTTGAGCATACAATGACAGTGACAAGTATTGACCACCATATTGTAACTGCATCCATGTTTGGGAGTTACCGGTTCGTTCTCTTCGAAGTGGGGTGCATGCGAAATGAATGCTCAATCAACTTCCATTCCCTCACGAGTATTCTCAGCTTTCACCCCAGGGTTGCTAATCTGCTCGACAAATCCCCTTGCAGCCGCCCAAAGCTCTGCCTCCTTATCCTTGCCTACAGTATCCTTTCGACTGTTAAGCCAACTGACATCCAATGGGTTCGCCGCTGCCGCAGTTCCCCCGCTCGCGCCAGGTAGATCGCCTGTCCTGGAGGACGAATCTGGAGCAAGTATAGAGGCCTCTTCTAGGGCGTAGACCTGACGACGCAATCGCACGTCGATAGACGACAGGAGAGCAAAGTACTGGGACGTAGCTTCTTTGAATCGAGCTTTATGGGAATCGAGGGAGTTATCTCCTGCCGAGTCGCTTGATCTGGCGTTGGTGAGGGCTTGTATCGCGAGGCCAGCGGAGTGAATTAGTCTTGCCACGTCCTGTAGTTGTGAAGCACTAGTGAGCAATTGGGCCTTTCATGACGGTCTAGTTGTTTGTCGCTTGAAGTACTGCTTCTCCGCTCGGTTTCGAAGCACCTCTTACCTTGTCCACTTCGTTCAATTGGCGTATGCGATCCGCCGATGTAAAAATTTGGTCTGGTTTTCCGGCTTCCTTGCTGTCCGCCATTGTTGCGCTTGTGTATGaatcaaggagaaaagccGATACAAAAGGTAAGGCTCCGTCTAGGACTGGGACATGAAGATGCGAAGGCAGCTAAGCTTGCATCACGTGCGCGGGCCTGGGGAACACTAGAATCGGATTACTTAAGCCGGGGAAACACACTAATCCAAATGTGATATAGTGCAATATCAGAACGTGACACCGCAAAAGCTCCCGTTTACTTTGACCTTCAACATCCCTCTACTCACTATCTTCCCATCATCTCCCTCAGGTTAGGCATTTTCGCCTCCTTGAACTAGATATCCAGGGCCATGTCTGCTCCAGGCGGGGCCCCAAGCCCTGCGCCCCGAGGTGGAAGCATGGGGCCCGGTGGTGGAATGTCAATGCCTCCTCAACAGTCAATGGGTGCTACCACCCCAGTTGCGCCGACGCCGGgtccccctccacctcctcccaGTGGTGCGATGTCCCAGCAGAATTTGAACCAGATAGTAAGTAGTCTTTGTGCGATTATGTCTTGATGCTCAATTATGTTTCCCGTGGTGTATGGTTCCCGCGGTCCTGGTAAACCATAAATGTGGAGCTTCCTCACCATCCGTGTTATTGACATACTATGTCCCAACTCCAACTTCAAAGTGGAATCTCTACATTCATGCTTGGGCCTAATGTATAACGCATTTAGACATTGTCTATAGCTTCATCTAGTCTTCGTCTATAatgttgcttttctttcgttcattctttcattttttcgTTGCCAGACTTGCACGTAGCTATGTTGTCACCTTGATGCTGACGTCCTCCGCCTTAGGTCATAGACTACTTGGCCAAGAAGGGCTATAGTCGTACTGAGGCAATGCTTCGCATGGAATCGGCGAATCAAGAGATAGATGGTCGCCCCTTACCTCCTCTTGGGGAAGATGCACGTCCCAAGTACAGACTTGGTTTCGGTAAGCTAGTTATGGTACGCTAAGCTTTGTACGGTGTAATTAACTTAGCAACAGACCTACTCAAAGTCTGGGTTGAAGACAACCTGGATCTATATAAGGTATGGATACTGTTCATATGAGGTAAAAACTACATCTGACCCTCTGTAGCCGGAGCTTAGACGCGTTCTTTGGCCGCTCTTTGTTTATTCTTTCCTCAATATGGTCACGTCTTTCTACCCTCAAGACGCGAAGCAATTCTTCGATATTAACAAGAATCTCTTTCTGCCTGAACACACTGAAGATGTCCGTGCTTTGGAGCCAATCGCTCTTCCAGAGCATGTTCAAGATAATTCGACTGCCAAGCTGTATCGTGGGAACAAATATCGCATTGTTCTAAGCAACCCGGCGTTCTCGAACCTCATGCAATTCCTTGAGAGCAAGCAAAAGGAGGGTGGTTCAGTCATGTCTGCCATTCTGAGCAGCTACTGTACTATCATCACTAAGGAACGTGCCGTCGATGATAGATTCAGCTTCGCCGCCATGCTGGGTCAAGCTGGCGCAGGCCAGACGTTCCCTACTGAAGACGAAGGTATACCTGGACATCACCCTGGCTCTGCCTATACAGGTGATAACCCCGCTATGGCTGGAACTTTGCCCAGGCTCAGGCTCGGGAAGCTTCCGATGGAGCAGACACTTGAAGCCGATGTGAGAGGCGAGCTTGCGGATGAAGACGTCAAAAACCCACCGGCTCCCGGCCAAAATACTCTCCTGCAGGAGTTTGACCAGATGAtcaaaaaggaggaggaagatgaagcccCTACTCGCGCTGACATCCCTTATCCACCATCAACTGCCCGTGATGTTGCCATGGAGGTTCAGAAGGTCAAAGAGAACCGCGATAGATTTCGGATTGAAGGAAGAACTGGTGGCGTTGGGCCAGCTGTCAGTGTTTGCATGTTTACCTTCCACAATACTTATGACGGGTGTGTCCCCTGCCTCTCTTCTTCGGACTCAAATTGCTGATTATACTCAGAATTAACTGCCTTGACTTTTCGGATGATAATATGCTTGTTGCAGCTGGTATGCAAGAGTCATACATTCGGGTTTGGAGTTTGGATGGAAAGAGGATCCCATCGACCTACGAGAGTGTGGAAGATACGCAACCATCGAATTCTCGCCGCCTGATTGGGCATTCGGGACCAGTGTATGCTGTAGCATTCGCTCCGTCTATAGCACGCACGGATAATGCCATAGCACCGACGAATGCTCGCTGGCTTCTCTCGTCTTCGGCAGACAAGACAATCAGGCTTTGGTCGTTGGATCTATGGCAGTGCATGGTCGTCTATAAGGGACATGATCAACCTGTCTGGGATCTTCAGTGGGGTCCCTTTGGCCACTACTTCGCTACCGGAGGTCATGACAAAACTGCGCGTCTCTGGGTTACGGACCATATCCGCCAGCAACGTATTTTCGTTGGACACGACCAAGATGTCGACTGTATTTGCTTCCACCCGAACTCTGCCTATGTATTCACCGGAAGCTCAGACCATACGGTGCGCATGTGGGCCGTAACCACGGGAAATGCTGTTCGTATGTTCACCGGCCACACCGGCAACATTACGGCTTTGGCATGCAGCCGAGACGGCAAGCTCCTTGCTTCCGCAGATGATCACGGATCCATCCTTCTGTGGGATCTCGCACCCGGAAGGCTCCTGAAGCGCATGCGTGGGCATGGGAAGGGCGGTATCTGGTCCTTAAGCTGGAGCGTTGAGTCCACCGTTTTAGTGTCAGGTGGCGCAGACGGAACCGTCCGCGTATGGGATGTCACAGGCCCCGCTCAAGACTCAACCCAAGGGCGTGTAGTTGGAGAAGGCGGTGCAGGAACAAAGGTCGATGGAGGCAATGCTCCCGCCTCCGGCACACAGGCCTCAAGCTCAGTtgcaccaaagaagaaaggcaaaGATGTGGTCGTCACGCCGGACCAGATCAGCGCCTTCCCAACTAAAAAGAGCCCTGTCTATAAGGTGAAATTCACTAACATGAACCTGATCATTGCTGGAGGCGCGTATCTTCCCTAGGGTGTGAATTTTATGCAAAACGGCGCCAGATACCCAGTTGTTTCCTTTCATCTTCacattttttctttgtcttaTATTGCCCAATCTTGTTTGCGGCTTACAGCATTATTTTGGGGATATATTAATGGTCACATGCATTTGGTGGCTGGATTTCTTTAGATGGCGTCCTGGCTTGATTCTGATgggatggtgttggtggccGTTGCAACTTATCTAAAATTAGCCATGTATTAGCTTCTTACTTGGTTCCTCCTTGGGATTGCAGGCTGAACATCCGGAAATATTGCGCCTGGTTATTGCAGAGAAGCCAGTGGGTTTGATACAAATGACTTCACTGGGTAAAAGAACAAGAGCGAAGAGGATATCATGTCCCAACGGATTCTACAGCTCTAAGatcattgattgatatggGTATAGATGATCTACTGGTAGTTATACTTCATTATATTTTGGCCTTTGTACACTCGTATACTCTATAGACATGACGATCGTCATCTATTGTTTATGAGAAGAGCCCTGCCCCCTTCCAAAGGGCGGaacagctccagctccagctccctGTTTCATAGCCGCCGAGGCTTGCATATCGGCCACCTTAGGCGGCAGTACCAAATCACTCCTGTCATTTCTCTTATAAAAGTCTACCAGCACCTGAGCCGTCTTGACCGGCTGGTCTTCCTGGACGAAGTGCCCCGCTTCGGGAAATACCTGCAGCTGATATTTACCCTGCATTTGTCCGATCATCAATTCTTTATCCAGACGATCTGTTCCAGCGAGAAGAAGTAGTTTTCCGCCACGAGCTTCCAGAAATTTCTTGCTCAGACCGATGAACCAGTTTTCCCAGAAGGGCTTCGTTTCGGCGAGATTGGTGCGCCATACCCATGGTTTTGAGGGGTCGGTGGGCGCTGCTTCCTcgtagagaagagaaggtacGGAGACTCGGGCTGAGGTTCTGTTGCGGATTGTGCGAGAGCGCGTACTAAGGTTGTTAGTACATGGTGGGTGTATGCCTCTAGTAGACAAGGCAAGTCTGAGGGGTCTGTGATGTAGATAGGATAGAAACATACTGCCATTCAATCCCTGAGGCAAGGGAGGGAAACCGAGTGGGCCGCGTAGACAGATACTTTTCCATGCTTTGGAGAGCGTCCATTGCCGAACCTGTATCCGCAGTTAGCAAACTTATGTGCACTCACTCTACCAACCAGCGATCCGGCAGCGGACTTCTTCTGCAAGAATGGCATAccctcaacaacatccaaAACAGCATACGCTAACACCTTCGGACCCAACTCTCCCTTCTTCGCCACATCTGTGATGACTGCACCACCCAGACTATGTCCCACAAGGACAATGTCAGGTAGACTTTCCCAGCCCATCTTGGACTGTGTCTCACGGACAATGAAAACCAGATCCCGATTGAGCGTCTCCAGACTTAAATCCAATTCGACCTTCCCTTCTCCCGTCTCCGTGTATGTAGACGTCTGGCCGTGATCTCGCGCGTCGATAGAGAGGATTCCCGCCTTGGGGAGGATCTTCCGAATCTCCTCTGCGCAAGTTGCAAATGAGAGCCCCGACGAGCCGGCGCCATGATGCATGACGAAGAGCGGGCCCGAGTTTGTGGGAGGAGTCAGGTATACATGGTGGGTTATGCGCGCAGAGTCTGTCTCTTGAATGAGAAAGAGCTCTTGGGTGAAGAAATCGGTCCAATTCAATGTTTCAACGGAATTGGATCTGGAATGTGTTAGTATAGCTAACAAACGAAAAATGACCCCACACGTAGAACTAAGAAAAAGTCACAGATCACACAGTCAAGAGCAACAATCGCAGCAACTTAGTATCATAGGGGGTACGTTTCACTCACCCTCGGGACCTAGCAAACAGCTGCCGACTGGGCGAGGGAACCACGGTCCCCGTTGACGAGGCAGACTCGGAATCGTCTTCATCGCGGGGTGGATGCATGGAGAACGGTGGGGCCTCGGGAGGGAGCTTGGCCAGTTTTGCTTTGGCGAAGGATTTCTGCAGTTGGCTCATGGAGGTGGGTTATGGTATGTTCGGTGCTAATGAACTGGGGGCTTTTTTCCTTCGGTGGGAGGGTGGACGGGAGCTCATGTGGGGTGGTGGGATGAATGGATCTTTCTTGGATGATCGGCAGGATGGACCGTATGATCTGGAGATCTATTGCATTTAGTTGTAAGAGGAATTGGACACTCGGGGATTGATTTCGAGGAGCCCTGAAGCTGAGGTTATTCAGAGACCAGGACAGTGAATAATATCTGTGCCTGGAAGTCGTGACACAGGATCAATGAATCAAAACGTTTTATCCTTAAAAAGTTCGTGTCCCTGCCTCAGGCTGGCACCTTATCTCCCATGACGTCATGGGACCACGCTGGGAAAAATACAAGAATGGAACTGGAGAGTCTAACCAATATACCTTAATTTCTAGTAACCAGTCCGTGAACTATTATTCGGCTCCAAGTGCCGAGACTTCTCTAAGAGTATAATTGAAACATGACCTGAGGGGTTGCTCAGTAGTCATATGACCCAGCATTATCGTTGCCATTCATTGTACTAGTAGCACTACTACTTCTAAgtccctctctcttccccctcaTCGTAAACCCAATATCATTCAAAAAATGAATCCACACCCACATCCACATATCAGTACGACCGATTGGAAAAGAAGCCACCTATTGGATTTCCTGAAGACTATGTCCTCTAAGTGGTTGGGGTCTCTACGCTGGCCCATCCATGGTTATGCGGGGCATGAGCAATCGATGACTTCACCAACCATGCCAATGCTTCAGCTCCCGACGTTACTACTTACATGGATGCGGGCGCATCATTGCTCTATTCCCGCAGATTTTTACTACAGTATTTCTTCAAATTTAAGCTTACCCTTGTCCTGCTAATCCTGGAGGCGCATGTCCTACCCATGACGTCACCTCAGTTCTGAGGAATCTCGGCATTTTGATTGCTCTCAACTCGAACTATtgtttcctctctttcttttccccttcacGCAAAGGATCCACTCTGTGAGCCGCTATATATCCTTGTCATTGTTCATCAAGGTCTCCCAGGGTATATCAATAGAGCACACAATGGTCGCACTttggaacaagaaaaaggacgACCCCGACAGGGAGGAATCACAGACAAGGGATGAGGAAAGCTCTTCCAGAAACCATCGTGAACCGCAGTATCGAGAGCCAGATGAGCGCACAAGACTTTTACCTCGCGATCATGCCGCTTATCTGAGACCCGATGATCCTGCAGTAAGTTGAAAAAATCCCTACCTCAAGTTGACCGAAAACATTATCCCGCTGACTTTCGAAATGCAAGGTCTCTCCGTATAACCTCTGGAGCGTTCGAGCTCTACGAGCCCTCTCTTCACTCTTCCTCGTGATAAGCTTTATATGGTGGGCCTTCTTACTCGTCTCCATCTTCGTCAGCCCGCCCATGATGCACACACGGGGGTCCGGCTTCTTCAGTTTCGCCTACACGTCGTTAACAGTCGGCTACCTGATAATCGcgctccttttcttctccgtaCCATCAAAGCCAATGACGATATGTGGCGCGATCctatttgtctttctcttaGTTGATATGTGCATCATACTGGGCGTAGCTCACATCCGTGTCGAAGAAGGTTGGGTGGGCATAGCCTCAGTCGTCTGGGCGACGTTCATCTCGATCTATGCCATCGGGCAGAACCGCTACGTCGCATGGggcaaaaaggaagaggaagagcgcCTGACTGGTCGCGAAGAGACGCGTCGTCCCCTCCGAGAATGGCTGGCCGTGCTGATTGCCACCATTATCATGGTCGTCCTCGCTATCgtttccattctcttcacCGCAACGTTGATCATCCGCATCCAAGACTCCTCCCTTGCTGCACCAGGCAAGAAGTACTACGTCAATGGCAACCACTACCAAGTCCATCTAGACTGTGTCGGCAACCCAGGTCGCAAAACCGAAGATGGAGACCGTATTCCCACAGTTTTATTGGAAGGTAATCACGGACCAGTCGAACACACCTTGCAACCATTTATTGATGATGCGTACCGCAACGGCTCCATCGAACGCTACTGCTACTGGGACCGACCGGGATATGCCTGGTCCGACAACGCGCCATCCCCTTACTCCGCCGGCATGGCAGCTGACTCACTGTCCGAGGCGCTCGCTCTCGCCGGCGAAGAAGGGCCCTGGGTCTTGGTCTCGGCCGGAGTAGGCGGCATCTACAGTCGCATTTTTGCCAGCCGACATCTCCTCGAAGTAGATGGGATCATGCTCATTGACACCCTGCACGAAGATTACCTGGACAGTCTGGGCTCACCGGGACGAGGCTTCATCCTTTGGATTCGGGGTGTTCTCTCTCCTCTGGGTCTCGATCGACTCGCTGGAGCCATCTTCAAGGGCCGGACACGGGAGGACCGCGTCATCGGTCGTAGCGCCTATCAAACCGCGAAGGTCATCCGGGCCAAGTTGCAGGAGAATCTGGTAGCCAAGTCCATGACTGCATCGGAGATCCAGACCGCGCGACACGTGCAGATGCCCGACACCCCATTGACGGTGATCAGTTCTGGTGTGGAAGTCCGGAAGAGTgagaagtggaggaaggCCCAGGAGGAATTGACGAAAGTAACAAAAAATCTCAAGAACTGGGATATTGTTCGCGGGGCACCACATGAGGTATGGAGATCGGCTGAGGGCCGATCTATCGTGGAGAAAAGATTGAAGCAGATGGTCAAGGGTAAGGGGAAGAAGTAATATTGCTCCTTTTCGCTTGGGGCCTGGCGTatcttttgcttctcttctaccTCTTTAagcctcttcttttcttcttaatttcttttgGATTTGTTCCGGGTTCATTCTTTAGTTTGTTACCCCTTTCTAGTTGGCGTTGTTTCAAACTTCATGTGTTATAGGGTAAAATTTACGGTCTATTGTGGTGTAGTTCACGTAATATAGTCTACTCACAATGCGATGCTTAGGTATCTGAACTGTAGGTGTGCGTAACCTTCTATGATCAGTGTAGGTAGTTCGCACAAACTTGGAAATCCGGCTATTACAGAACAGCCAGTAAATATACCTGAGCAGTTTGCACAAGCTCGGGAACTCAACTGTTTTAGCAACGTAGATTCATTCCATCCGTACCTTCTAATATCTTCTGAGGACTATATCACAGGACATCCATCCTCACAATCTGAGACCTAAGCCAGGCGTAATATATGCATAGGGTTGGTGGGAGTCGAGAGAACAGATCCATAAACACTGCAAGGCACGAGTACGTTGTTACACAGCCGGTGCACGCTAGGCCAGGACGTCCGATGGCATGACAGCTTTGATCGAGGAAGCAGGGTGGATGATATATCGACGGGGAATGTGGCTACGCGGCTCGGATCGACCAGTCACTCTAGACTAGCTCCCTTGAACCTCTTAGCAAGCTGTTCACTTTCTGATTTTGGAGATTCAGGCCTTGAGGGGAAAAAACGTTTTCCGGCTTGGGGCACTGCGCGAGGAGAATCGGCCGAACTCAGCCAGGGGCGCTTAGGGGGGCGCTCACCACTTTCCTGAAGAATTGTGACCAACGTCGCCCACCCGGGGGTGCTTATTAACTGAACTCCATCTGCGGGATCATGTTTTGTCGCAACGCGGCCGAGGAGTGCCTCCTCGTCCTATTATGGTGTCAATGTTTATTGCGATCATCAAACCAGTGTATGGTGGGTTTGCCTACCTTGCTGAATGTGGACAAAGAGTGGAGGAAGCacagaagatggaagtcGGATACGGCGCGAATCGCCTTGTCAGGGTCGCCGTGGGAAACGAGCTTTTTGGCGACGTGACGAAGCTCCTGGCTTTCGCCGATGACTTCACGGTTCTCAATTGGAAAGTTACCTTCAACAAAAAGCGGAGAGGATTCCGTAGGGAATCCATGGGTTAAAGTGACCAAGAGATACTCAACAGGGAATGCTGGTTTTGCGTTTTGCTGAGCGCTAACACCATACTCATTAATCTTTCGGTAGAAGACTTCGGGTATATACCGCGACTTGTTCTCAGagtc
This Aspergillus flavus chromosome 1, complete sequence DNA region includes the following protein-coding sequences:
- a CDS encoding putative transcription initiation factor TFIID subunit: MSAPGGAPSPAPRGGSMGPGGGMSMPPQQSMGATTPVAPTPGPPPPPPSGAMSQQNLNQIVIDYLAKKGYSRTEAMLRMESANQEIDGRPLPPLGEDARPKYRLGFDLLKVWVEDNLDLYKPELRRVLWPLFVYSFLNMVTSFYPQDAKQFFDINKNLFLPEHTEDVRALEPIALPEHVQDNSTAKLYRGNKYRIVLSNPAFSNLMQFLESKQKEGGSVMSAILSSYCTIITKERAVDDRFSFAAMLGQAGAGQTFPTEDEGIPGHHPGSAYTGDNPAMAGTLPRLRLGKLPMEQTLEADVRGELADEDVKNPPAPGQNTLLQEFDQMIKKEEEDEAPTRADIPYPPSTARDVAMEVQKVKENRDRFRIEGRTGGVGPAVSVCMFTFHNTYDGINCLDFSDDNMLVAAGMQESYIRVWSLDGKRIPSTYESVEDTQPSNSRRLIGHSGPVYAVAFAPSIARTDNAIAPTNARWLLSSSADKTIRLWSLDLWQCMVVYKGHDQPVWDLQWGPFGHYFATGGHDKTARLWVTDHIRQQRIFVGHDQDVDCICFHPNSAYVFTGSSDHTVRMWAVTTGNAVRMFTGHTGNITALACSRDGKLLASADDHGSILLWDLAPGRLLKRMRGHGKGGIWSLSWSVESTVLVSGGADGTVRVWDVTGPAQDSTQGRVVGEGGAGTKVDGGNAPASGTQASSSVAPKKKGKDVVVTPDQISAFPTKKSPVYKVKFTNMNLIIAGGAYLP
- a CDS encoding Alpha/Beta hydrolase protein; the encoded protein is MSQLQKSFAKAKLAKLPPEAPPFSMHPPRDEDDSESASSTGTVVPSPSRQLFARSRGSNSVETLNWTDFFTQELFLIQETDSARITHHVYLTPPTNSGPLFVMHHGAGSSGLSFATCAEEIRKILPKAGILSIDARDHGQTSTYTETGEGKVELDLSLETLNRDLVFIVRETQSKMGWESLPDIVLVGHSLGGAVITDVAKKGELGPKVLAYAVLDVVEGSAMDALQSMEKYLSTRPTRFPSLASGIEWHTRSRTIRNRTSARVSVPSLLYEEAAPTDPSKPWVWRTNLAETKPFWENWFIGLSKKFLEARGGKLLLLAGTDRLDKELMIGQMQGKYQLQVFPEAGHFVQEDQPVKTAQVLVDFYKRNDRSDLVLPPKVADMQASAAMKQGAGAGAVPPFGRGQGSSHKQ
- a CDS encoding mediator complex protein-domain-containing protein; amino-acid sequence: MADSKEAGKPDQIFTSADRIRQLNEVDKDVARLIHSAGLAIQALTNARSSDSAGDNSLDSHKARFKEATSQYFALLSSIDVRLRRQVYALEEASILAPDSSSRTGDLPGASGGTAAAANPLDVSWLNSRKDTVGKDKEAELWAAARGFVEQISNPGVKAENTREGMEVD
- a CDS encoding F-actin capping protein, beta subunit, with protein sequence MADAQFDSALDLLRRLNPRDTKKNLQAITSIVPDLTEDLLSSVDQPLEVRRCSKTKRDYLLCDYNRDGDSYRSPWSNEFDPPLDDGTVPSERVRKLEVAANEAFDVYRELYYEGGVGSVYFWDLDDGFAGVILLKKGVTPGAKSSGEWDSIHVFEATDRARMSHYKLTSTVILHLANETESLGEMDLSGNMTRQVEVDLPVESDASHVANVGRLVEDMELKMRNLLQEVYFGKAKDVVGELRSLASLSEASKERATQREMIMSMHR
- a CDS encoding mitochondrial integral membrane protein (unnamed protein product), which produces MVALWNKKKDDPDREESQTRDEESSSRNHREPQYREPDERTRLLPRDHAAYLRPDDPAVSPYNLWSVRALRALSSLFLVISFIWWAFLLVSIFVSPPMMHTRGSGFFSFAYTSLTVGYLIIALLFFSVPSKPMTICGAILFVFLLVDMCIILGVAHIRVEEGWVGIASVVWATFISIYAIGQNRYVAWGKKEEEERLTGREETRRPLREWLAVLIATIIMVVLAIVSILFTATLIIRIQDSSLAAPGKKYYVNGNHYQVHLDCVGNPGRKTEDGDRIPTVLLEGNHGPVEHTLQPFIDDAYRNGSIERYCYWDRPGYAWSDNAPSPYSAGMAADSLSEALALAGEEGPWVLVSAGVGGIYSRIFASRHLLEVDGIMLIDTLHEDYLDSLGSPGRGFILWIRGVLSPLGLDRLAGAIFKGRTREDRVIGRSAYQTAKVIRAKLQENLVAKSMTASEIQTARHVQMPDTPLTVISSGVEVRKSEKWRKAQEELTKVTKNLKNWDIVRGAPHEVWRSAEGRSIVEKRLKQMVKGKGKK